In one window of Megalopta genalis isolate 19385.01 chromosome 8, iyMegGena1_principal, whole genome shotgun sequence DNA:
- the LOC117225638 gene encoding methylglutaconyl-CoA hydratase, mitochondrial — protein sequence MATLVTNIRFTPAFHSICATAMRTLSTKAMLNPKDDAKEVILKYLDGKDNGIVVLGFNRPASRNAFGKTLVSQLREAISCIREDTKLRVLIIRSLVPKIFCAGADLRERLKMDNSEASLFVSSLRDIMNNIESLPTPVITAIDGIALGGGLELALATDIRVASSEATMGLVETKLAIMPGAGGTQRLPRIVGPAKAKELIYTARILNGEHAMKIGLVNEVVPQNKDGDAAYQTALSIAREILPNGPIGVKVSKVAISNGLELPIADGLEIEKQCYSQILDTKDRIEGLAAFVSKRVPVYQGM from the exons ATGGCTACTTTAGTAACAAATATTAGATTTACCCCTGCTTTTCATTCCATTTGTGCAACTGCGATGAGAACACTATCTACCAAAGCAATGCTAAATCCCAAAGATGATGCAAAAGAAGTAATACTTAAATACTTAGATGGGAAAGATAATGGCATTGTAGTATTAGGATTCAATCGGCCAGCTAGTCGCAATGCTTTTGGAAAGACTTTAGTGAGCCAACTACGTGAAGCCATTTCTTGCATTAGAGAAGACACCAAGTTACGAGTATTAATTATCCGCAGTCTGGTTCCAAAAATATTTTGTGCTGGTGCAGATTTAAGAGAAAgattaaaaatggacaattcagaAGCCTCCTTATTTGTTTCTTCATTGAGAGACATTATGAACAACATAGAATCACTACCAACTCCAGTGATAACTGCTATAGATGGTATAGCATTAGGTGGAGGGCTAGAACTGGCACTAGCTACTGATATCAGAGTTGCATCATCAGAAGCTACAATGGGTCTTGTAGAAACAAAATTAGCCATTATGCCAGGTGCTGGTGGAACACAGCGACTTCCAAGGATAGTTGGACCTGCTAAAGCAAAAGAACTCATTTATACTGCACGTATATTAAATGGTGAACATGCTATGAAGATTGGTCTTGTTAATGAAGTTGTTCCCCAAAATAAGGATGGAGATGCTGCTTATCAAACTGCTTTATCTATTGCTAGGGAAATACTGCCTAATGGACCCATTGGAGTAAA AGTATCGAAAGTAGCAATATCAAATGGCCTTGAGCTACCTATTGCAGATGGGCTTGAAATTGAAAAACAATGTTACAGTCAGATTTTGGATACAAAAGATAGAATTGAAGGACTTGCTGCATTTGTATCAAAACGTGTACCTGTTTATCAAGGCATGTGA
- the Pmm2 gene encoding phosphomannomutase: MTKKIICLFDVDGTLTDPRQPIKPNVEKFLLETVRKEFDIAVVGGSDLVKLKEQLGGGSMFEKYKYIFAENGLIAFKDGKKLQTETIQSIIGEDALQDLINFCLKYISELHLPFKRGTFIEFRTGMLNVSPVGRNCTKEERLQFYEYDMENQVRQKFIQTLKKEFPDLALTYSIGGQISFDVFPIGWDKTYCLRHVQGYHEIHFFGDKTAEGGNDYEIYESDLTVGHRVTCPEDTINQLNVLMALVKENRQKEQFTVPMQCA, encoded by the exons atgACTAAGAAGATAATATGTTTGTTCGATGTTGATGGTACTCTTACCGATCCTAGACAg CCAATTAAACCAAATGTAGAGAAATTTCTGTTGGAGACAGTACGAAAGGAATTTGATATAGCTGTTGTTGGAGGATCAGATCTAGTCAAACTGAAGGAGCAGTTGGGTGGTGGAAGCATGTTTGAAAAGTACAAATATATCTTTGCAGAAAATGGACTTATTGCTTTTAAAGATGGTAAAAAATTACAAACTGAG ACAATTCAAAGTATTATAGGTGAAGATGCATTACAGGATTTGATAAACTTTTGCTTGAAGTACATATCGGAATTGCATTTGCCTTTTAAAAGAGGAACTTTTATCGAATTCAGAACTGGAATGCTAAATGTGTCACCAGTTGGTCGAAATTGCACAAAAGAAGAACGCcttcaattttatgaatatgATATGGAAAATCAAGTTCGACAGAAATTTATTCAGACTCTCAAGAAAGAATTTCCAGACCTGGCTTTAACATATAGCATTG GGGGTCAAATATCCTTCGATGTATTTCCTATTGGCTGGGATAAAACATATTGCCTTAGACATGTTCAAGGCTATCATGAAATACACTTTTTTGGTGACAAAACAGCAGAAGGTGGTAATGATTATGAAATTTATGAGAGTGACTTAACTGTTGGACATCGTGTGACTTGTCCAGAAGATACAATTAATCAACTCAATGTTCTTATGGCACTTGTTAAAGAAAACAGACAGAAAGAACAATTTACTGTTCCTATGCAGTGtgcataa
- the Sgsh gene encoding N-sulfoglucosamine sulfohydrolase: MLERIWPNKLYFLIILILFDFRKSYANIATHKNAVLILADDGGFEMRSYLNKICQTPNLDKLAKESLLFNNAYTSVSSCSPSRSSLLTGLPSHQNGMYGLHHGIHHFNSFDNVQSLPKILNKNSIRTGIIGKKHIGPNSVYPFDFSYTEENNSILQVGRNITKIKLLVREFLSYNKTQPFFLYVAFHDPHRCGHSHPEYGNFCEKFGNGDVGMGSIPDWNPIYYQWDQVKVPYFVQNTEAARRDIAAQYTTISRLDQGVGLVLKELEDAGFKNDTLVIYTSDNGIPFPNGRTNLHEPGLEEPMMIRSPIPGHRKNSVTYSLTSLLDIVPTLLDWFNIPYMNQSSSDVKEVSSPQLTGKSLLPLLDKEPVENDTAVFASQTHHEITMYYPMRAIRTKRYKLIHNINYKMPFPIDQDLFVSPTFQDLLNRTRNNQPLKWYKTLKSYYERPEWEFYDLKYDPEERNNIASKTSMKETFTNLQNRLLNWQKVTEDPWLCAPSGVLIGDKTESPQCMSLENFL; this comes from the exons ATGTTAGAAAGAATCTGGccgaataaattatattttcttatcATCCTTATCTTATTTGATTTTCGCAAATCATATGCGAATATTGCCACTCATAAAAATGCTGTATTAATTCTGG CCGACGATGGAGGATTTGAAATGCGTtcctatttaaataaaatttgtcaaACCCCTAATTTGGATAAGTTGGCGAAAGAaagtttattatttaataatgcaTACACATCGGTTAGCAGCTGTTCCCCTAG tcGGTCTTCTTTACTAACTGGTTTACCAAGTCATCAAAATGGAATGTATGGTCTTCATCATGGAATTCATCACTTTAACTCCTTTGATAATGTTCAAAGTTTACCAaaaatattaaacaaaaataGTATACGAACAG GTATTATTGGTAAGAAACACATAGGTCCAAATAGTGTTTATCCATTTGACTTTTCATATACAGAAGAAAATAATTCAATCCTTCAAGTTGGCCGCAATATTACGAAAATTAAGCTTCTAGTCAGGGAGTTTCTGTCTTACAATAAAACGCA GCCTTTCTTTTTATATGTTGCATTTCATGATCCTCATCGTTGCGGCCACTCTCACCCAGAGTATGgaaatttttgtgaaaaattTGGCAATGGTGATGTGGGTATGGGCAGCATCCCTGATTGGAATCCAATATATTATCAATGGGATCAAGTGAAAGTTCCTTACTTTGTTCAAAATACAGAAGCTGCTAGACGAGACATCGCTGCTCAATACACAACAATTTCTCGTTTAGATCAAG GTGTGGGTTTAGTTCTAAAGGAACTTGAAGATGCTGGTTTTAAAAATGATACATTAGTTATTTACACATCAGACAATGGCATACCATTTCCAAATGGTCGAACAAATCTACATGAACCAG GTTTGGAAGAACCTATGATGATTAGATCACCAATCCCTGGACATAGAAAAAATAGTGTAACATACAGTTTGACATCATTATTGGATATTGTACCGACATTATTAGATTGGTTTAACATACCCTATATGAATCAATCTTCATCTGATGTAAAGGAAGTTTCTTCTCCACAATTAACAGGAAAATCACTTCTTCCACTTCTTGATAAAG AACCTGTTGAAAATGACACTGCTGTTTTTGCCAGTCAAACACATCACGAAATTACTATGTATTACCCCATGCGAGCTATCAGAACTAAGAGATATAAGctaatacataatattaattacaaaatGCCATTTCCCATTGATCAGGATCTTTTTGTATCACCGACTTTTCAG GATCTTTTAAATAGAACTAGAAACAATCAACCGCTTAAATGGTACAAAACTTTAAAGAGTTATTATGAAAGACCAGAATGGGAATTTTATGATCTTAAATATGATCCAGAAGAAAGGAATAATATTGCATCTAAGACGTCTATGAAG GAAACATTTACCAATCTACAAAATAGATTGTTAAACTGGCAAAAAGTAACAGAAGATCCATGGCTTTGTGCACCAAGTGGAGTTCTCATTGGAGATAAGACTGAAAGTCCTCAGTGTATGTCACTTGAAAATTTTCTCTAG